In the genome of Cryptococcus deuterogattii R265 chromosome 6, complete sequence, one region contains:
- a CDS encoding NADH dehydrogenase (ubiquinone) 1 beta subcomplex 9, protein MSAPPSAFSNAHRLYVKSLYKRYLVNSLNWYIRRDLWRQKAIEIRAEFERNRNITDPRALALVLEQAEEKLAKGIHPDPYRPLFPDGTKWERNIPPRMFTPEEKAEALAAMGGSGH, encoded by the exons ATGTCCGCCCCTCCTTCGGCCTTCTCCAACGCCCACCG ACTTTACGTCAAGTCGCTCTACAAGCGATACCTCGTAAACTCCCTTAACTGGTACATCCGAAGAGATTTGTGGAGACAAAAGGCCATTGAGATTAGGGCAGAGTTTGAGAGGAACAG GAACATAACCGACCCCCGAGCTCTCGCTCTCGTGCTCGAACAGGCCGAGGAGAAGCTTGCCAAGGGAATTCACCCTGACCCATATCGAC CGCTCTTCCCTGATGGCACCAAGTG GGAACGAAACATTCCT CCACGAATGTTCACCccagaggagaaggctgaagCATTGGCCGCGATGGGCGGCTCCGGTCACTAG
- a CDS encoding nuclear segregation protein Bfr1, with amino-acid sequence MPPPTSSLKPTSAKSVTDVGSGAKATGDKKSSGQMAKPDQFKYNAEQDEINKEIAAVKEKIEAVRSRIALSQAPTSNDRRSAIKAELDGLRSEQAKFKGDRNKLFEEMKRLQEGVQKKIKDVQGQRNKMGFKSVADIDARIASLDKQVESGSMKLVDEKKALQEITTLRRSRKTLEASGSIDESIAADKAKIDELKKQLDDPEAKKVSDRFDELKKEMDGLREEGNKAFEERGKLFDERNKLSAEMDELYDRKRKSAQKWREDNDKYYAKIQADRQVRQERFKAEKAREDAERREQEIARLREEARAPAFASETEDCGVLINWFKGKYGSGEVPSTHAGGKPDSATVVEGVKALEIRKVDDEAFKGMTLKKKDDDLDGFFGGSGKSKKRGKKANSGSATPASQEGGNSAKEAVNLPMSLLSTLLSLGISPPSGKDDVQRTVDDLEKKKAWFEANSAAKTKAEIERVEKLVAKMQKKNGAAFEPESEVDIPTSVDEAQVKGGVHEPYHTVAVSGEATGPDEVQEDGDQLPQEDDEAGEAEVKKVDSALEEIREKEGL; translated from the exons ATGCCTCctcccacctcttctctcaagcCCACCTCTGCCAAGTCTGTCACTGACGTTGGCAGCGGTGCAAAAGCCACTGGCGACAAGAAATCCAGTGGACAAATGGCCAAGCCTGACCAGTTCAAGTACAATGCGGAGCAAGACGAGATCAACAAAGAGATTGCCGctgtcaaggagaagatt GAGGCTGTTCGTTCGCGTATCGCCCTTTCTCAAGCACCCACATCCAACGATCGTCGATCGGCCATCAAGGCGGAGCTTGACGGCCTCCGCTCTGAGCAAGCCAAGTTCAAAGGCGACAGGAACAAGCTctttgaggagatgaagcgGTTGCAGGAGGGCgtccagaagaagataaaggaTGTCCAAGGGCAGAGGAACAAGATGGGTTTCAAGAGCGTGGCTGACATTGATGCCCGAATTGC ATCCCTTGATAAGCAAGTTGAATCCGGCAGCATGAAGCTTGTggacgagaagaaagctcttcaagaaaTTACTACCCTTCGTCGATCTCGCAAGACTCTTGAAGCTTCTGGCTCCATCGACGAGAGCATCGCCGCCGACAAGGCCAAGATCGATGAGCTTAAAAAGCAGCTTGACGACCCtgaagcgaagaaggttAGTGACAGGTTCGAtgagttgaagaaggaaatggacgGCTTaagggaggaaggtaaCAAGGCCTTCGAGGAGAGGGGCAAATTGTTTGATGAAAGAAACAAGTTGTCTGCTGAGATG GACGAACTTTACGACCGAAAGCGAAAGTCTGCTCAGAAGTGGAGGGAGGACAACGACAA ATACTACGCAAAGATCCAAGCCGATCGACAGGTTCGCCAGGAACGTTTcaaggctgaaaaggccCGAGAAGATGCCGAACGACGGGAGCAAGAAATTGCTCGCCTTCGTGAAGAAGCTCGTGCCCCTGCGTTCGCCTCTGAGACTGAGGACTGCGGTGTCCTCATCAACTGGTTCAAGGGCAAGTATGGCTCTGGTGAGGTGCCTTCTACTCACGCTGGCGGCAAGCCCGATTCCGCTACTGTGGTTGAAGGTGTCAAGGCTTTGGAAATCCGAAAGGTGGATGACGAAGCTTTCAAGGGAATGactttgaaaaagaaggacgatGATCTTGATGGGTTCTTTGGTGGTAGCggaaagagcaagaagaggggaaagaaggccAACAGCGGCAGTGCCACTCCTGCTAGTCAGGAGGGAGGAAACAGCGCCAAGGAGGCTGTCAACTTGCCTATGTCTCTTTTGAGCACTCTTTTGAGTTTGGGTATCTCTCCTCCCAGCGGTAAGGATGATGTACAGAGGACGGTGGATGatcttgagaagaagaaggcttggTTTGAGGCCAACTCTGCCGCGAAGACCAAG GCCGAGATTGAGCGTGTGGAGAAGCTTGTTGCCAAaatgcaaaagaagaacggTGCCGCCTTTGAGCCCGAGTCCGAGGTAGACATCCCTACTAGTGTTGATGAGGCTCAGGTGAAGGGTGGCGTCCACGAGCCCTACCACA CTGTTGCTGTTAGCGGCGAGGCCACCGGTCCCGACGAAgttcaagaagatggcgatcAGCTTCCTCAGGAGGACGACGAGGCAGGAGAAGCGGAGGTTAAGAAGGTTGACTCTGCTCTGGAGGAGAtcagagaaaaggagggcCTTTAA